A stretch of the Alnus glutinosa chromosome 6, dhAlnGlut1.1, whole genome shotgun sequence genome encodes the following:
- the LOC133872057 gene encoding uncharacterized protein LOC133872057 isoform X2, translating into MELFVKKAPQQVVDAMRQTVTNMIGTLPPQFFAVTVSTVAENIAQLMYSVMMTGYMFKNAQYRLELQQSLEQVALPDVQDKKDVPDYAPGTQKNVSGEVIRWNNVSGPERIDAKKYIELLEAEIEELNHQVGRKSNGQNELLEYLKSLEPQNLKDLTSSAGEDVVLAMNTFIKRLLAVSDPSQMKTNVTETSAPELAKLLYWLMVVGYSIRNIEVRFDMERVLGTPPKLVELPPGENV; encoded by the exons ATGGAGTTGTTTGTGAAGAAAGCACCTCAACAG GTAGTTGATGCAATGCGTCAAACGGTGACAAATATGATTGGAACACTTCCACCACAATTTTTTGCAGTGACAGTCTCCACA GTTGCTGAAAACATTGCACAGCTAATGTACAGTGTCATGATGACTGGATATATGTTTAAGAATGCACAATACCGTTTGGAACTACAACAAAGCTTGGAGCAGGTTGCTCTTCCTGACGTGCAAGATAAAAAG GATGTGCCAGATTATGCACCTGGTACACAGAAGAATGTGTCAGGTGAAGTTATTAGGTGGAATAATGTTTCTGGTCCTGAACGAATTGATGCAAAAAAGTACATAGAGTTACTTGAAGCTGAGATTGAGGAACTGAATCATCAAGTTGGTAGAAAATCAAATGGGCAAAATGAATTGTTGGAATATCTAAAATCTCTTGAGCCCCAAAATCTGAAG GATTTGACAAGCAGTGCCGGAGAGGATGTTGTGCTTGCGATGAATACATTCATAAAGCGCCTTTTGGCTGTCTCAGATCCCAGCCAAATGAAG ACAAATGTAACGGAGACGAGTGCGCCCGAACTTGCCAAGCTTCTTTATTGGCTGATGGTTGTTGGTTACAGCATTCGCAACATTGAAGTCCGTTTTGACATGGAACGAGTCCTTGGGACTCCCCCAAAGCTTGTGGAATTACCTCCAGGAGAAAATGTTTAA
- the LOC133872057 gene encoding uncharacterized protein LOC133872057 isoform X1, whose protein sequence is MYSLMVKPSFVPQVSRSSSSLLSASYCSTRSCSSLSFPIRTKYRGTKRLALRIHAYDSSKDDASNASGDSKPPNGTLPKTRREILLEYVKNVQPEFMELFVKKAPQQVVDAMRQTVTNMIGTLPPQFFAVTVSTVAENIAQLMYSVMMTGYMFKNAQYRLELQQSLEQVALPDVQDKKDVPDYAPGTQKNVSGEVIRWNNVSGPERIDAKKYIELLEAEIEELNHQVGRKSNGQNELLEYLKSLEPQNLKDLTSSAGEDVVLAMNTFIKRLLAVSDPSQMKTNVTETSAPELAKLLYWLMVVGYSIRNIEVRFDMERVLGTPPKLVELPPGENV, encoded by the exons ATGTATTCGTTAATGGTGAAGCCCTCCTTTGTGCCTCAAGtttctcgttcttcttcttctttgttgtcTGCGTCGTATTGCTCGACTCGTTCTTGTTCTTCGCTTAGCTTCCCGATAAGGACCAAGTACAGAGGAACGAAACGACTCGCTTTGAGAATTCACGCTTATGATTCTTCCAAGGACGACGCTTCCAATGCCTCGGGCGATTCCAAGCCTCCCAACGGCACTCTG CCAAAGACCAGGAGAGAAATTCTATTGGAGTATGTCAAAAATGTGCAGCCAGAATTTATGGAGTTGTTTGTGAAGAAAGCACCTCAACAG GTAGTTGATGCAATGCGTCAAACGGTGACAAATATGATTGGAACACTTCCACCACAATTTTTTGCAGTGACAGTCTCCACA GTTGCTGAAAACATTGCACAGCTAATGTACAGTGTCATGATGACTGGATATATGTTTAAGAATGCACAATACCGTTTGGAACTACAACAAAGCTTGGAGCAGGTTGCTCTTCCTGACGTGCAAGATAAAAAG GATGTGCCAGATTATGCACCTGGTACACAGAAGAATGTGTCAGGTGAAGTTATTAGGTGGAATAATGTTTCTGGTCCTGAACGAATTGATGCAAAAAAGTACATAGAGTTACTTGAAGCTGAGATTGAGGAACTGAATCATCAAGTTGGTAGAAAATCAAATGGGCAAAATGAATTGTTGGAATATCTAAAATCTCTTGAGCCCCAAAATCTGAAG GATTTGACAAGCAGTGCCGGAGAGGATGTTGTGCTTGCGATGAATACATTCATAAAGCGCCTTTTGGCTGTCTCAGATCCCAGCCAAATGAAG ACAAATGTAACGGAGACGAGTGCGCCCGAACTTGCCAAGCTTCTTTATTGGCTGATGGTTGTTGGTTACAGCATTCGCAACATTGAAGTCCGTTTTGACATGGAACGAGTCCTTGGGACTCCCCCAAAGCTTGTGGAATTACCTCCAGGAGAAAATGTTTAA